GATGATCTTGCCACCGTCCAGCTCGGCGTTCACGTAGTGGATCGTGATGCCGTAGACCTTGACGCCGTATTCCACGGCCTGCTCCACGGCGTGCGCGCCGCGGAACGCGGGCAGCAGCGACGGGTGGATGTTGATGATGCGGCCGCCGTAGGCGTCCAGCAGGACGTCGGAGAGGATGCGCATATAGCCAGCCAGGCACACGAGGTCGATCCCGAGCGCGTCCATCCGGCGGACGATCTCGCGCTCGAACTCGGCCTTGCCGCCCATCGCCTTGGGCGAAGCCACGAAGGCCGGCACGCCGAAGCGCTCCGCGCGCGCCACCACGGCCGCGCCCGGCTGGTCACAGACCATCAGGGCGACTTCCGCGTCCAGCCGGCCGTCCGCGCATGCCTGCGCGATGGCCTCGAAGTTGGTGCCGGAGCCGCTGGCGAAGACCGCTAGTTTCTTCTTCCCCATTACTGCAGGATGATGTTGACGCCCGGTTTGTCGGTCACGCAGCCGATGACGCTCGCCTTCTCGCCGTGGGCGGTCAGGATGTCGATGGCCTGCTGCGCCTCGGAGGCGTCCAGGGCCAGCACCATGCCGATGCCCATGTTGAAGATGTTGAACATCTCGCGGTGCGGCACGCCGCCCCATTTCTCCAGCATCTTGAAGACCGGGAGGATCTCCCAGCTGCCCTCGCGGATCTCGAGGCCCTGGCCGTCGCGCAGGATGCGGGGGATGTTCTCGTCGAAGCCGCCGCCGGTGATGTGGGCCACGCCGTGCACGTCACAGTGGCGGATCACATCGAGCACCTGCTTGACGTAGATGCGCGTCGGGGTGAGCAGGACCTCGCCCAGCGTGCGGCCGCCGAACTCGGGCACGGTCTCGGAATAATGGTGGCTGCCGTCGGAAACGATCTTGCGCACGAGGCTGAAGCCGTTGGAGTGCACGCCGCTGGAGGCGATGCCCACGAGCACGTCGCCCACCTTGACCTTGGTGCCGTCGATCAGCTTGCTCTTCTCCACCACGCCCGTGGTGAAGCCGGCGATGTCATACTCGTCGCCTTCGTACATGCCGGGCATCTCGGCGGTCTCGCCGCCCACGAGGGCGCAGCCGGCCTGCCGGCAGCCCTCGGCGACGCCCGCGACGATCGCCTCGACCTTGGCCGGGACGTTGTGTCCCAGGGCCACGTAGTCCAGGAAGAACAGCGGTTCGGCGCCCTGCGCCAGCACGTCGTTGACGCACATCGCCACGGCGTCGATGCCGATGGTGTCGTGCTTGTCCATCGCGAATGCGATCTTGAGCTTGGTGCCGACACCGTCGGTGCCGCTCACCAGGACCGGCTCCTTGATGCCGAGAGAAGCGAGATCGAACATCCCGCCGAAGGAACCGATGCCACCCATCGAGCCCGGGCGGGCGGTGGAGGCCACGTGCTGCTTGATGCGGCGGACCACTTCGTAGCCCGCTTCCAGGTTCACGCCTGCGTTTTCGTAAGATTGTGCCATATCGTTAATTATTCGTTTTCCGTTTCATCATAAAGCATCGTCGGATACTCGCCCGTGAAGCAGGCCTGGCAGGGATCGGCGCAGCCGAAGCAGGAGTCGCGGGTGGACTCGGGGCTCAGGTAGCCCAGCGAATCGGCCCCGATCGCCTCGCGCGCCTCTTCCAGGGTGCGGTGCGAGCAGAGGAGCTCTTCGGGCGTGGAGGTGTCCACGCCGTAGTGGCAGGGGAAGCGCATCATCGGGCTGGCGATGCGCACGTGCACTTCCGTGGCGCCCGCTTCGCGCAGCAGCTTGACGATCTTGAGGGAGGTCGTGCCGCGGACGATGGAGTCGTCCACCAGCACGATCCGCTTGCCCCGGACGATGCTCTCGACCGGCGAGAGCTTCATCTTCACGCCCAGTTCGCGCAGCGACTGGACGGGCTGGATGAAGGTGCGGCCGACGTATTTGTGCTTGACCAGGCCCATCTCATAGGGGATGCCGCTCTCCGCGCTGTAGCCCATCGCCGCGCTCAGGCTGGACTCGGGCACGCCCACGACGATGTCGGCCTCGACCGGGCACTCCCGGTAGAGGCGCCGGCCGGCCTCCATGCGGTAGGCGTGGACGTTGCAGCCGTCGATGTCGCTGTCGGGACGCGCGAAATAGATGTATTCCATCGCACACATCCGGTGGCGGTTGAACTGCGAATAGAGGGTGCTCCGGATGCCGTGGTGGTCCAGCGAG
This Bacteroidales bacterium WCE2004 DNA region includes the following protein-coding sequences:
- a CDS encoding phosphoribosylformylglycinamidine cyclo-ligase, which codes for MAQSYENAGVNLEAGYEVVRRIKQHVASTARPGSMGGIGSFGGMFDLASLGIKEPVLVSGTDGVGTKLKIAFAMDKHDTIGIDAVAMCVNDVLAQGAEPLFFLDYVALGHNVPAKVEAIVAGVAEGCRQAGCALVGGETAEMPGMYEGDEYDIAGFTTGVVEKSKLIDGTKVKVGDVLVGIASSGVHSNGFSLVRKIVSDGSHHYSETVPEFGGRTLGEVLLTPTRIYVKQVLDVIRHCDVHGVAHITGGGFDENIPRILRDGQGLEIREGSWEILPVFKMLEKWGGVPHREMFNIFNMGIGMVLALDASEAQQAIDILTAHGEKASVIGCVTDKPGVNIILQ
- a CDS encoding formyltetrahydrofolate-dependent phosphoribosylglycinamide formyltransferase, with translation MGKKKLAVFASGSGTNFEAIAQACADGRLDAEVALMVCDQPGAAVVARAERFGVPAFVASPKAMGGKAEFEREIVRRMDALGIDLVCLAGYMRILSDVLLDAYGGRIINIHPSLLPAFRGAHAVEQAVEYGVKVYGITIHYVNAELDGGKIIAQRAFEYDGDDPEEVHRIGQKIEHALYVETIQKLLSNL
- a CDS encoding amidophosphoribosyltransferase; this translates as MGVLAVYGVQNASNYIYYGLHNLQHRGQEGGGIITFDKDGNGHRHRGQGLLSEIFTNGELDQLPGELGIGSVKYANASKGGLDNVEPLFFRHQSGDFAIAGEGNLVNARQIAALLERHGSIFQTNTDSELLAHLIKKGSKESRIQTIVKSLNMIEGGFTFVIMTKNRIYACRDKYGIKPLCIGKVGDGYVVSSESCAFRIMGAEFIRDVKPGEIVSLDHHGIRSTLYSQFNRHRMCAMEYIYFARPDSDIDGCNVHAYRMEAGRRLYRECPVEADIVVGVPESSLSAAMGYSAESGIPYEMGLVKHKYVGRTFIQPVQSLRELGVKMKLSPVESIVRGKRIVLVDDSIVRGTTSLKIVKLLREAGATEVHVRIASPMMRFPCHYGVDTSTPEELLCSHRTLEEAREAIGADSLGYLSPESTRDSCFGCADPCQACFTGEYPTMLYDETENE